In Maledivibacter sp., the sequence ATATATCATTTAGCTCTTCTACTTCCTCCTGTGTTAATCCTTTAGCCTGTCCTTCCTTTGATTGACTGACTGATGATTTTAAAGAACTGTTGATTTTAAAAAGACTGTTAATTTTACTGTCCTGGTTTTCCGTATTCGGATTTTGCGTATGCGGGATTTGCGTATGCGTAAAATAAGGACACGGTCTATCTGAATCCTTATTTCCCGTATCCTTAAAATAGGGATTCGGTGTATCTACCGTTTCCTTGTTTTGAGGACTCGTCTTTTCTTCGGTGACTTCAACAGGCTTTTCGACTAATATATAGATATTTTGGTTGAACTTGCCCTGTGTATTTTTTTGCTCTGTTTTTATATATCCATATTTTTTAAGTAAATCGAAATGTTTATAATACCTATCCTTACTAATCTTAAGATCAGAAATAATTTTTTTTACACTTGGAAAAGCTGTAGTACCAGCTCCAGCATAGCTGCAAAAATATGAATATATAGCCTTGGCTTCAATGGTCAGTCTGGTATCCTGCATAGCGATTTTAGGAATGATCCCAAACCCCTTTGCCTTTACTCCTTCTATCTTTAAAACATTCTCAACATTTCCATATGACAAATTAACACCCCCTTTTTTCCATATTCTTAAAAAAGGTATTACCTTTTTTACAGCGATTTATAAGGTAATACCTTTCACAATAAATTTCATAGTTGAAATATTAAAAAGTCTTGATTTTCTGGGTAATACCTTTTCCTGAGATTCTATCTAAGGCAACCTATGAATGCATCCTAAAAGGTATTACCTTTTTTAAAACTATTATTTATAATTTGATTGCGTATATTACACCTTATGAGTTCAAGCATATTTTCTATCATCATCCATAATCAACTCATTTTTAGCCATCTTAAACCAGTCATAAAAGCTCTCCTTATATTTTCATACACTTTCATTTACTCCCTGAGGTATATTATAATAATCCAAAACTAGATTTTTTGCAGTATGGTATATTGGCTATTAGTATAACGATCAGCTATACACTAATTACAATGTTATTATTTTTTAGTATTATCCCAATAGAGTTGACTCATTATAGCTATAGTATCTGCCATGAAAGCCGAAGTTCTTAATACCTTATTTCATTCTCTACAATAGGCATACTCTCCGACTCTATATATTCTTTCTCTCATATTTCCCCTCAATTTCTTAACTAAATTATCTAGTCTTTCAATCTCAAATAAACAATTTTCTAAAGTTTCTCTTAAATTATCTAGACTTTCTTCTACTTCCTTAATGTCGTAAACCTCAACAGCTTTAACAGTCTTTTTGCTTAAACATCTTTTATGATAAAAGCAATGTCTTAATCTTTCCAAATCCATTCGCCACATATAAAACACTTTTCTATACTAGTAATTTTCACCTCCTGTGGCACCAACACTAAGGTCAACACTATTAAATCCTATTCTATGATTCCATACAAGGTTTCGGATCATCTTCATACTCTCCAAGATGGCATAATCGATTGAGCCAGAAGTTGTCACACTTATTATGAAAAGTTCTTATTAATATATCTTTTATATCATAATTTTTCATATAAAAATCTCTCACAAAAGCTTATTTTAACAACTACTATTTAACTTCTCATCTCTCTTTTTAATCCATTCAAAAATTTCTTTCATTTCTTCTTCTAAACTTCTACCATTGCATTCTGCCCATTCTATATAATTAGAATAATGACTATTTAATTCATTTTGTGAATCTTCCAAATCAATTTTTAAATCTTCAATTTCTTCTTTGGTAAACTCTTTTGGTTCTTCTTTTGAATATTGAAGTTCTTCTTTAAAGACTTGTATATCTTCGTATATTCCTATAGCATCTTCTAAAAAGTCATATTGAAGAAGATATATCAAGAAAGTTTTGTTATACATCCACGAAAACCCACATCTTTCAAACCAATTTTCAGCATACATTCTTTCATCAGAGCCATTCGAATATGTACCAGAAATAAGGTCACCTATAAAACTTTCAAGCAAATACTCCACCGTAATATTACAAGCACCAGCTTTTTTAAATATTCTTTTCACATCAGCATCAGAAAGATTCAAATTGAACTGTCTCGGTTTAATCGTTTCTATTTCCTTTTTTTGTGTTTCTCCATCAAAACAACATCTCATTTCAATACCCTCCTATGGTCGTTACCATCTTGGTTTCTTCGGATATTTTTTGCAGTATTCATAGCCTACCTCCTCACAGAATCAAAAGTACGCTTTATCATTTCAAGATCAATAGCATTTTTAACATCACTTATATTCATAGCTGAAACTGCGCTATTTTCTGTATCAAACCTATGAATATCTTCTATATCAACTATATCTTGAGTAGCCTTTTCTATCTTCACATTAACCTCACTACTAAGAGCATCGCTTGATTTTCTTTTTTTCATTAAATTATCAATCGCGAACTTAAGCTTAAGCGCCTCAGTGATAGCACCATTTATACTACTAAAACTATTTAACCATCTGTAAAACTCTTGGCTTTCATTGCCCTTAATAACTGGAAGCTTATAGCTTGTACTGCTTCCTGGCCCTAGTATTTTTCTTTGATCTTTCTTTTTCATACTTATCTCACCACTTGAATGTCATCATCTATTTCAAATACTTCCTTTTCCGATTCTCCTTCTAATATCTCGTTGATTTTTCCTTCTAGATAGTATCCCCTAGCATCTTCATATAATGGGTCTAAGGACAGCATAGTCGGCACCCCAGATATAAAGTTCTTTAGTTTATCACCAATCAATTCAACTGTTCCACCTGATACAAATAAAGCTCCAGCTTCACCTGTATCTATCCCCCTTTTCTCAATCTCGTCATAGAACTTTGTTTTAAGGAGGGCTGCTAGATTATTAAATGGTCTTTTCTTTATCTCCTCCAAATTTACAATATTTCCTTTATATCTCACCTTACTGAATTTTCTTATCAGATAATCTACCTTTAGTTTTGTTGTATCGTAGCCATAGTCTTTATATAATACTGCTCTTATTTCATTCAATGCTTTGTTTGATCCAACATTTATGCCAAAGAATCCTATGTCATCAAACTCCATATTAGGCTTCATTATAGCTATATCAGTAGTAGATGAACCTATATTCATACCTATGATCATGTAACCTTTGTCTAATATATCCTTTGCTCTATCGTCCCTTGTCAAATCATCCTTATATGCCATAGAAATCAAAGAAGCTGTACCTTCGGGCTTGTAATACATCTTGGGTACAACTACTTCTATCTCTGCATCATTAAAATTGTCATGCTTAAACACCACCCTATAGGGTACATTCATCATATCCTTGAAGCTTTCCAAAATCTCTGGACTCTCAAAATACTCCTCTGTAGGAGAACCTGTCCCAAGTCTAAATAACACCTTCTTGCTTGCGTTGTTAGGATCATATTGTGAAAAAGCTAAGTTTGTAACCATCTTTATAATTTCATCATAGGAGCTTTCAGCCTCTGAAAACTTAGGAACCCCACTTGCTGACCATCTAAGATCTCCTCGATTATGCATATATGCCATATACCCCACGAAATACCTTCCTAGATACTCTTTATTCCTATACACCTCAACATCTAAAAGGTTATTTAAAGGCCCTTCTTCCTTGTTAAGTGTCCTCCTGTCATATCCTCCACATATAGCATTCATGTTTATTAACTTCTTATCCCTCAGGTATAATTTATTGTTAAGTCTACCTGGATCCCATCCTGCCAGTACTAAATCTTTCATTTATATCTCTCCTTAATTTTAAATATCAACCCTTAAAACATAGATA encodes:
- a CDS encoding helix-turn-helix domain-containing protein — protein: MSYGNVENVLKIEGVKAKGFGIIPKIAMQDTRLTIEAKAIYSYFCSYAGAGTTAFPSVKKIISDLKISKDRYYKHFDLLKKYGYIKTEQKNTQGKFNQNIYILVEKPVEVTEEKTSPQNKETVDTPNPYFKDTGNKDSDRPCPYFTHTQIPHTQNPNTENQDSKINSLFKINSSLKSSVSQSKEGQAKGLTQEEVEELNDIFEKAELGLFNNDEKIFVIQAIHELYFSNGEKINKTIVSKHEIRNELKKLTLNTIDFALRKFKSTKNTTKIKNPKNYFKVILFNSISEAHVENLRII
- a CDS encoding molecular chaperone GrpE; translated protein: MRCCFDGETQKKEIETIKPRQFNLNLSDADVKRIFKKAGACNITVEYLLESFIGDLISGTYSNGSDERMYAENWFERCGFSWMYNKTFLIYLLQYDFLEDAIGIYEDIQVFKEELQYSKEEPKEFTKEEIEDLKIDLEDSQNELNSHYSNYIEWAECNGRSLEEEMKEIFEWIKKRDEKLNSSC